AAGCTCACGTGGCGGCGGGAAGTACTCGTCCTCGTCGGTCACGTAGACACGCTCGACGTCATCGCGAGGATCGAGCTTCTCGACGACGGCCATGACGACGTCCTCGGGCGCGCTTGCACCCGCGGTGACGCCGACGACTCGGGCTCCGCCCAGCGCCGCGAGGTCGAGCTCGTCGGGACCGTCCACGCGCAGCACGAGCTCACATCCGGCTTCCTCGGCGACCTTGGCCAGGGCGATGGTGTTCGAGGAGTTCGAGCTCCCGATCACGATCACGGCATCGGCCGAAGCTGCGATCGCTCGGAGCGCGGCTTGGCGGTTCGTCGTCGCGAAGCACAGGTCATCGCGGGTGGCGGTCCAGAGCTCCGGGAAGCTTGCACGGGCCTCGCCCATGATCCCTTCCCAGTCGTGCAGCGCGAGCGTCGTCTGGGCCAGCAGCGCAACCCGCTGTGGGTCCCCGACGGTGGACACCGCACGTTCGAGGTCCTCTGGACGTTCGACCAGACGGATGCTCTCCGGAGCCACGGCGAGCGTCCCGACCGCCTCGTCATGACCGGCATGGCCGACATAGAGGATCGTGTAGCCCTTGCCCGCGCGCACCTTGGCCTCGTGGTGCACCT
This genomic window from Acidimicrobiia bacterium contains:
- the ispH gene encoding 4-hydroxy-3-methylbut-2-enyl diphosphate reductase — encoded protein: MAVERVLLAEPRGFCAGVEMAIKALAWMVRAFDPPVYCYHEIVHNRLVVERFRRLGVVFVDDVTEVPSGAPLMLSAHGSAPDVVDAAREGNRFVVNAVCPLVTKVHHEAKVRAGKGYTILYVGHAGHDEAVGTLAVAPESIRLVERPEDLERAVSTVGDPQRVALLAQTTLALHDWEGIMGEARASFPELWTATRDDLCFATTNRQAALRAIAASADAVIVIGSSNSSNTIALAKVAEEAGCELVLRVDGPDELDLAALGGARVVGVTAGASAPEDVVMAVVEKLDPRDDVERVYVTDEDEYFPPPRELRELVPAVDSLVAVMLGGDPATARRAGGPFVDDRSVDASAALADLVAR